Proteins encoded together in one Vigna angularis cultivar LongXiaoDou No.4 chromosome 5, ASM1680809v1, whole genome shotgun sequence window:
- the LOC108340800 gene encoding bZIP transcription factor 11: MASSSGTCSGSSSLLQNSGSEEDLQAVMDQRKRKRMISNRESARRSRMRKQKHLDDLVTQVAQLRKENQQILTTVNITTQQFLSVEAENSVLRAQVGELSHRLESLNEIIEVLNAGFGSTTFVEPTSNNTTFFNPMNMGYLNHPIMASADILQY, encoded by the coding sequence ATGGCTTCCTCAAGCGGAACATGTTCGGGTTCATCCTCTCTGCTTCAGAACTCGGGTTCTGAGGAGGACTTGCAAGCGGTAATGGAtcagagaaagaggaagagaatgATATCGAATCGCGAATCTGCACGGCGATCTCGCATGAGGAAGCAGAAGCACTTGGACGATCTGGTTACCCAAGTGGCTCAGCTGAGAAAGGAGAATCAGCAGATACTCACCACCGTCAACATCACCACGCAGCAGTTCTTGAGCGTTGAGGCTGAGAACTCGGTGCTCCGGGCTCAGGTGGGTGAGCTGAGCCATCGGTTAGAGTCTCTGAACGAGATCATCGAAGtccttaatgcgggttttggcAGCACCACCTTCGTCGAACCAACCAGCAATAACACCACCTTCTTCAACCCCATGAACATGGGGTATCTGAACCACCCTATCATGGCTTCTGCAGATATATTGCAGTACTGa